The sequence GTGGAGTGGACACGCCGGGGCATCTCTACTCGTACACTCTTGCCAGTGGCAACTGGAGCACGTTCTTCCCGTTGCAAAAGGAAATCGACGACTATTTCAACCGTGTTGCCCGGGACTTTGGGATCGAGAGTTCCATCCGCTACGGCACGGAGTGCCTGGTCACCCGCTATGACGAAGAGAGCCTAACTTGGCACTCCCGGTTACGTCTGCCCAACGGCACGGAAGAAACCCTCGTGACCAATGTGGTCCTCTCGGCGGTGGGGGGCTTCACCACGCCGAAATGGCCCAACCTTTCGGGCCTGCGCAACTTCGACGGCCCGGTGGTGCACACCTCGGAATGGGATCCAGAAGTCGCGCTCGACGGTAAACGTGTGGCCGTGATTGGCAATGGCGCTTCGGCAATGCAGGTTGTTCCCGCCATCGCAGATCGGGTGGGTGCCTTGACAATCTTCCAACGCTCACGTCAATGGGTGGCGCCCTTCCCGAAATTTCAAAAACCGGTCCTGGAACCGATGCAGTTCTTGTTCCGCGAGGTGCCACACTATGAATGGCTGTACAGGCTCCGCCTGAGTTGGATTTACGACAGTGAAGTGCATGAGGCCCTGCACAAGGATCCGGCCTGGCCGCATCCGGACCGTTCCGTGAATGCGGTTAACGACCGCGACCGCGAGACTTACACACAATACATCGAGGGACAGCTGGCGGGGCGCCCTGATCTTATCGCCAAGGTCATCCCGTCGTACCCTCCATTCGGCAAGCGGATGCTCCTGGACAATGGCTGGTACAGAACCCTACTAAAGCCGCATGTTACGCTGGTAGACGGAGCTGCTGCGCGTGTTGAGGGCAGGTCGATCCATGCGATTGATGATGAAACGCATGAGGCAGAACTTATTATCGTCGCCTCAGGCTACGATACGACACGATATCTACTTCCGGTTGAGGTAATCGGACGCAATGGTCGGACGGTACGTGACGTCTGGGACGATGATGACTGTCAGGCTTATCTTGGCACCGTTGTGGCGGGGTTCCCAAATTTCTTCATGCTCTATGGTCCCAATACGGCGCTCGGCCATCGCGGCAGCTTCATCTTCACGAT is a genomic window of Sinorhizobium fredii USDA 257 containing:
- a CDS encoding flavin-containing monooxygenase: MLTVSEAEPIPPEYADMMLHKLRRYAGAIPDPVSLPKGFRVLIIRAGMSGVAAAIRLRQLGISYIQVEKQDSTGGVWHAHHYPGCGVDTPGHLYSYTLASGNWSTFFPLQKEIDDYFNRVARDFGIESSIRYGTECLVTRYDEESLTWHSRLRLPNGTEETLVTNVVLSAVGGFTTPKWPNLSGLRNFDGPVVHTSEWDPEVALDGKRVAVIGNGASAMQVVPAIADRVGALTIFQRSRQWVAPFPKFQKPVLEPMQFLFREVPHYEWLYRLRLSWIYDSEVHEALHKDPAWPHPDRSVNAVNDRDRETYTQYIEGQLAGRPDLIAKVIPSYPPFGKRMLLDNGWYRTLLKPHVTLVDGAAARVEGRSIHAIDDETHEAELIIVASGYDTTRYLLPVEVIGRNGRTVRDVWDDDDCQAYLGTVVAGFPNFFMLYGPNTALGHRGSFIFTIESQIDYVLSVLRQMGEKRLVEVECRQDIYQHYNRKIQQMHQQMIWSHEGMSTFFRNDRGRIVTNSPWRLVDYWKLLKEADLDDYRTMPQVDSRLETSGVPREGVQRPGSRLRRRPS